From the genome of Actinacidiphila yeochonensis CN732, one region includes:
- the ilvA gene encoding threonine ammonia-lyase yields the protein MDHKLPQTVTLDDVRGAHKMLSGVARVTPMEGSRHLSSLVGGPVLFKCENLQRTGSFKIRGAYVRIAGLRPEERAAGVVAASAGNHAQGVALAASLLGVRSTVFMPVGAPLPKIAATREYGAEVRLSGAVVDETLRAATAYAEETGAVFIHPFDHPDIIAGQGTVGLEILEQCPEVRTVLVGIGGGGLAAGVALAIKALRPEVRVVGVQAAGAAAYPPSLAAGRPVTVGSIATMADGIMVGRPGDVPFALVRDLVDEVVTVSEDALAAALLLCLERAKMVVEPAGASPVAALLSRPETFQGPLVAVLSGGNIDPLLMQRILRHGMSAAGRYLSLRVRLTDRPGALATLLGVLSEADANVLDVSHVRTDPRLGLAEAEVELHLETKGPEHRAAVAVALEQAGYTVTG from the coding sequence ATGGACCACAAGCTGCCCCAGACCGTCACGCTCGACGACGTCCGCGGGGCACACAAGATGCTCTCGGGGGTGGCCCGGGTGACGCCCATGGAGGGCTCCCGGCACCTGTCGTCGCTCGTCGGCGGCCCCGTGCTCTTCAAGTGCGAGAACCTCCAGCGCACCGGCTCGTTCAAGATCCGCGGCGCCTACGTGCGGATCGCCGGCCTGCGCCCGGAGGAGCGGGCGGCGGGCGTGGTCGCCGCCAGCGCCGGCAACCACGCGCAGGGCGTGGCGCTGGCCGCGTCGCTGCTGGGCGTCCGGTCCACCGTCTTCATGCCGGTCGGCGCGCCGCTGCCGAAGATCGCCGCCACTCGTGAGTACGGCGCCGAGGTGCGGCTGTCCGGCGCGGTCGTCGACGAGACGCTGCGCGCGGCGACCGCCTACGCCGAGGAGACGGGGGCGGTCTTCATCCACCCCTTCGACCACCCCGACATCATCGCGGGGCAGGGCACCGTCGGCCTGGAGATCCTGGAGCAGTGCCCCGAGGTGCGCACGGTCCTGGTCGGCATCGGCGGCGGCGGGCTCGCGGCCGGCGTGGCCCTGGCGATCAAGGCGCTGCGGCCCGAGGTGCGGGTGGTGGGGGTGCAGGCGGCCGGCGCCGCGGCCTACCCGCCCTCGCTGGCCGCCGGGCGCCCGGTGACCGTCGGCTCGATCGCCACCATGGCCGACGGGATCATGGTCGGCCGCCCCGGCGACGTGCCGTTCGCCCTCGTCCGGGACCTGGTCGACGAGGTGGTGACGGTCTCGGAGGACGCGCTGGCCGCGGCGCTGCTGCTCTGCCTGGAGCGGGCCAAGATGGTGGTGGAGCCGGCCGGGGCGAGTCCGGTGGCGGCGCTGCTGTCGAGGCCCGAGACGTTCCAGGGGCCGCTGGTGGCGGTGCTGTCCGGCGGGAACATCGACCCGCTGCTGATGCAGCGCATCCTGCGGCACGGCATGTCGGCGGCCGGCCGCTACCTGTCCCTGCGGGTGCGGCTGACCGACCGCCCCGGCGCCCTGGCGACGCTGCTGGGGGTGCTGTCCGAGGCCGACGCCAACGTGCTCGACGTCAGCCACGTGCGCACCGACCCCCGGCTCGGGCTCGCCGAGGCCGAGGTCGAGCTGCACCTGGAGACGAAGGGCCCCGAGCACCGGGCCGCGGTGGCCGTCGCGCTGGAGCAGGCCGGGTACACCGTCACCGGCTGA
- a CDS encoding cysteine hydrolase family protein has translation MTTQAPAAPRSALLVMDIQQAMAGRVPDPAYIPRLSQAVEAARTAGVPVVHVVLGFRPGHPDASPANAIFGALPPTAFTPDDPGAAIHPDVAPRAGETVVTKKRVSAFTGSDLELVLRSTGVGHLVLTGIATSGVVLSTLRQAADLDYRITVLADGCADPDPEVHRVLTEKVFPRQAEVTTVDAWAASLG, from the coding sequence GACGACCCAGGCGCCCGCCGCCCCGCGCTCCGCCCTGCTCGTGATGGACATCCAGCAGGCCATGGCCGGCCGCGTCCCCGACCCCGCCTACATCCCGCGGCTCAGCCAGGCCGTCGAGGCGGCCCGCACGGCCGGCGTCCCCGTGGTGCACGTGGTGCTCGGCTTCCGCCCCGGCCACCCCGACGCCAGCCCCGCCAACGCCATCTTCGGCGCGCTGCCGCCGACCGCCTTCACCCCTGACGACCCGGGCGCCGCCATCCACCCCGACGTCGCCCCGCGGGCCGGCGAGACGGTGGTGACCAAGAAGCGGGTCAGCGCCTTCACCGGCAGCGACCTCGAACTGGTGCTGCGCTCGACCGGCGTCGGCCACCTGGTGCTGACCGGCATCGCCACCAGCGGAGTCGTCCTGTCGACGCTGCGTCAGGCCGCCGACCTCGACTACCGGATCACCGTGCTCGCCGACGGCTGCGCCGACCCCGACCCCGAGGTCCACCGGGTGCTGACCGAGAAGGTCTTCCCGCGCCAGGCCGAGGTCACCACCGTCGACGCCTGGGCCGCCTCCCTCGGCTGA
- a CDS encoding MarR family winged helix-turn-helix transcriptional regulator: MSNSPETSDDLLERLQHQVALFARRAEQTRLGGVGRARNSMDRAAYLLLNRLDHEGPMGVKALAEAMGIDSSTVTRQVAPLVDTGLVKRTSHPEDGRAVVLALSPRGRGRLEEVRDSRRELMREVTEEWSDEERQVFTALLARFNVSLAEWYSGVTQREGAERDPLDNRA; the protein is encoded by the coding sequence ATGTCCAACTCTCCGGAGACCTCGGACGACCTTCTTGAGCGCCTCCAGCACCAGGTCGCCCTCTTCGCCCGCCGCGCCGAGCAGACCCGCCTCGGCGGGGTGGGCAGGGCCCGCAACTCGATGGACCGTGCGGCCTACCTCCTGCTCAACCGGCTCGACCACGAGGGTCCGATGGGCGTCAAGGCGCTCGCCGAGGCCATGGGCATCGACTCCTCGACGGTCACCCGCCAGGTCGCTCCGCTGGTCGACACCGGCCTGGTCAAGCGCACCTCCCACCCGGAGGACGGGCGGGCCGTCGTCCTCGCCCTGTCGCCGCGCGGCCGGGGCCGGCTGGAGGAGGTGCGCGACTCGCGGCGCGAACTGATGCGCGAGGTGACGGAGGAGTGGTCGGACGAGGAGCGACAGGTGTTCACCGCCCTGCTGGCCCGGTTCAACGTCTCGCTCGCGGAGTGGTATTCGGGGGTCACCCAGCGGGAAGGAGCCGAGCGCGACCCGCTCGACAACAGAGCCTGA